In Gadus chalcogrammus isolate NIFS_2021 chromosome 13, NIFS_Gcha_1.0, whole genome shotgun sequence, a single genomic region encodes these proteins:
- the ccnd3 gene encoding G1/S-specific cyclin-D3 isoform X2 yields MDLVCRGDNLHDSSSSTENGNVNAPRAVSDPSLIARRTLPYMVDEEKTCRPTPYCSSVQKQITPCMRQVLAMWMLRVCEEELCEEQVFPLAISYLDIYLSRIPTEKDHLQLLGSVCMFLASKYRDTVPLGASKLCFYTDNSISLSEIVQLEVALISVLGWELATVSPSDFLEPILRALPFAASLDLKSVLCHLHSFIYLAAVENQFVLFHPSTIACACVGIAMQRLTLLQDRFSCDSLLQHLAELLVIDLDSIQHCYRALESKVVLRLLAGRGSPRLSAPQPASKPASPQLSVPQPASQPASQPAPTPLTFRMFC; encoded by the exons ATGGATTTGGTTTGCAGAGGGGACAATCTACACGACAGCAGCAGTAGCACAGAAAATGGAAACGTCAATGCCCCCCGGGCCGTCAGTGATCCCTCGCTGATTGCCCGTCGTACCCTGCCATACATGGTGGACGAGGAGAAGACCTGCCGACCCACACCTTACTGCAGCTCTGTCCAGAAACAGATCACGCCATGCATGAGACAAGTCCTGGCAATGTGGATGTTACGG GTTTGTGAGGAAGAGTTGTGCGAGGAACAGGTCTTTCCACTGGCCATCAGTTACCTGGACATTTATTTGAGCCGTATCCCCACGGAAAAGGACCATTTGCAACTCTTGGGATCCGTTTGCATGTTCTTGGCTTCCAAATACCGGGACACTGTTCCACTCGGTGCCAGCAAGCTCTGCTTCTACACAGACAACTCAATATCACTCTCAGAAATCGTG CAGTTGGAAGTCGCGCTGATCTCGGTCCTGGGATGGGAGCTGGCCACTGTGTCACCCAGTGATTTCCTAGAGCCCATCCTGCGGGCTCTCCCGTTTGCTGCTTCCCTCGACCTCAAGTCCGTGCTCTGCCATCTTCACTCCTTTATATACCTGGCAGCCGTTG aGAACCAGTTTGTGTTGTTCCATCCCTCCACCattgcatgtgcctgtgtggggATTGCCATGCAAAGACTGACACTCCTCCAAGACAGGTTCTCCTGTGATTCACTTTTGCAGCACTTGGCCGAACTTTTGGTCATTGATCTG gactccattcagcaCTGCTACCGTGCTCTGGAGAGCAAAGTGGTGCTCAGACTGCTCGCAGGCCGGGGCAGCCCCCGGCTTAGCGCCCCCCAGCCAGCCAGCAAGCCAGCCAGCCCACAGCTTAGCGTcccccagccagccagccagccagccagccagccagccccaACCCCACTGACATTCAGGATGTTCTGCTAA
- the ccnd3 gene encoding G1/S-specific cyclin-D3 isoform X1 — protein MDLVCRGDNLHDSSSSTENGNVNAPRAVSDPSLIARRTLPYMVDEEKTCRPTPYCSSVQKQITPCMRQVLAMWMLRVCEEELCEEQVFPLAISYLDIYLSRIPTEKDHLQLLGSVCMFLASKYRDTVPLGASKLCFYTDNSISLSEIVQLEVALISVLGWELATVSPSDFLEPILRALPFAASLDLKSVLCHLHSFIYLAAVENQFVLFHPSTIACACVGIAMQRLTLLQDRFSCDSLLQHLAELLVIDLRTDPSATLTASSMCASSAHRNRKAIANQMEKTRAGVPGQPPIKRTEVWIIGDSYVRRGEERARETCGPHLGLEARVSWFGWDGLRWKTLIPFFLQSLRGRTAPDVLLIHCGGNDLGRLEGVEVVAAMKQDLQYLHRQFPAMQIVYSNIN, from the exons ATGGATTTGGTTTGCAGAGGGGACAATCTACACGACAGCAGCAGTAGCACAGAAAATGGAAACGTCAATGCCCCCCGGGCCGTCAGTGATCCCTCGCTGATTGCCCGTCGTACCCTGCCATACATGGTGGACGAGGAGAAGACCTGCCGACCCACACCTTACTGCAGCTCTGTCCAGAAACAGATCACGCCATGCATGAGACAAGTCCTGGCAATGTGGATGTTACGG GTTTGTGAGGAAGAGTTGTGCGAGGAACAGGTCTTTCCACTGGCCATCAGTTACCTGGACATTTATTTGAGCCGTATCCCCACGGAAAAGGACCATTTGCAACTCTTGGGATCCGTTTGCATGTTCTTGGCTTCCAAATACCGGGACACTGTTCCACTCGGTGCCAGCAAGCTCTGCTTCTACACAGACAACTCAATATCACTCTCAGAAATCGTG CAGTTGGAAGTCGCGCTGATCTCGGTCCTGGGATGGGAGCTGGCCACTGTGTCACCCAGTGATTTCCTAGAGCCCATCCTGCGGGCTCTCCCGTTTGCTGCTTCCCTCGACCTCAAGTCCGTGCTCTGCCATCTTCACTCCTTTATATACCTGGCAGCCGTTG aGAACCAGTTTGTGTTGTTCCATCCCTCCACCattgcatgtgcctgtgtggggATTGCCATGCAAAGACTGACACTCCTCCAAGACAGGTTCTCCTGTGATTCACTTTTGCAGCACTTGGCCGAACTTTTGGTCATTGATCTG AGAACGGATCCATCCGCCACTCTCACTGCTAGTTCCATGTGCGCATCGTCGGCTCATCGAAATCGAAAAG ctattgcaaatcaaatggaaaagaCAAGGGCTGGAGTACCAGGGCAACCCCCTATTAAAA GGACAGAAGTGTGGATTATCGGGGACAGCTACGTCCgccgtggagaggagagagccagGGAAACCTGTGGCCCCCACCTTGGCCTAGAGGCCAGGGTCAGTTGGTTTGGCTGGGACGGGCTGAGATGGAAGACCCTCATCCCTTTCTTCCTGCAGTccctgagaggaagaacagccCCGGATGTCCTGCTCATCCACTGTGGCGGCAACGACCTCGGACGCCTGGAGGGAGTTGAGGTTGTTGCCGCAATGAAGCAGGACCTGCAGTACCTCCACCGGCAGTTCCCAGCAATGCAGATCGTCTACTCTAACATCAACTAG